In Pyrus communis chromosome 1, drPyrComm1.1, whole genome shotgun sequence, the following are encoded in one genomic region:
- the LOC137731055 gene encoding disease resistance protein RUN1-like — MCHCFVVIMTKLLVEFNPAVYDSYFFLTLEIFVNRYEGKFIRKIVNDITRKLNNTYLNVAAKEIGIDSRVQEIINDLDVEGSDDVRIVGILGMVGTGKTTVAKDIFNRVHQSFEGKSFLSKVREESVVKLQNQLLCDILKPANIEVSSVDQGTKEIQKRLGGIKVLVIIDDVDSVDQLEELAIKHESFGRGSRIIVTTRDEQLLKFIRVDKTCLAQTMNNEEALQLLSWRAFRKSHPNDDEYLELANKVVDYCGGLPLALEVLGSYLSSKTKREWRSALRKLKRKPHGKIYEKLKMSYDGLIDDDVKAIFLDISCFFIGMNKDYVMTILDGCDFDPDIGIGELHDRCLVTVDEGNNLIMHDLLRDMGREIVRAKSPTITGKRCRLWDQDDVKDVLSNISGTKDVEGLTLDLHESDKPSFSTEAFREMRRLRLLMLKGVKFTGNCTYLSKKLTWLCWPEFPLEVTPEDFNLPNLVDVDLSHSQMQVWTDSDVRLEKLKFLNLDHFCRLKRSPDFSKLPNLERLILKDCKSLSEVHPSIVQLKCLKYLSLANSNLTNDAIPEDLGSISSLEVLDLRGNDFTALPILTGLSKLQTLQLANCTMLQAIPNLPTRLEILEANQCVTLERMPDFSEMSRLRELHLNYSPKLTEIPGLDKSLTSMTRIHMEGCTNLNDAFLEAIQRVLSLSLSLSLSLSYLCIHACINCSYKSCCAWSYSSEYKEGRNHEAARPGDDSYDENRSHKRIRFDLSIESNAEGTVAGEYNCIVVQNHKSCMESDAIFEEGGDGEDEEKAPSAVLVSVNCSSSVTDQKYKFGIS; from the exons ATGTgccattgttttgttgttatcaTGACAAAGTTATTAGTTGAGTTTAATCCTGCAGTTTATGATTCTTACTTCTTTCTTACTTTGGAAATTTTTGTTAACAGGTACGAAGGTAAGTTTATAAGGAAAATTGTCAACGACATCACTAGAAAACTGAACAACACATACTTAAACGTGGCTGCCAAAGAAATTGGAATAGATTCTAGAGTGCAAGAAATCATCAATGATTTAGATGTTGAAGGATCGGATGATGTCCGCATTGTTGGAATTTTGGGCATGGTTGGAACGGGGAAGACAACGGTTGCAAAAGACATTTTCAACAGAGTTCATCAAAGCTTTGAAGGTAAAAGTTTCCTTTCAAAAGTGAGGGAAGAGAGTGTGGTTAAACTGCAAAACCAACTTCTTTGTGATATCTTGAAACCGGCCAACATAGAGGTAAGTAGTGTGGATCAAGGAACCAAGGAGATACAAAAAAGACTTGGCGGCATAAAGGTACTTGTCATAATTGATGACGTAGACTCTGTGGATCAACTAGAAGAGTTAGCTATAAAACACGAGTCGTTTGGTCGAGGGAGTAGAATTATTGTAACAACAAGAGATGAACAATTGCTAAAGTTCATTAGAGTCGATAAGACGTGTTTGGCACAAACAATGAATAATGAAGAAGCTCTTCAGCTTCTTAGTTGGCGTGCCTTCAGGAAGAGTCATCCTAACGATGATGAATATCTCGAACTCGCAAATAAGGTTGTTGATTACTGTGGTGGGTTGCCACTAGCgcttgaagttttaggttcttATCTAAGttcaaaaaccaaaagagaATGGAGAAGTGCACTgcgcaaattgaaaagaaagcCTCACGGGAAGATTTATGAAAAGCTTAAAATGAGCTACGATGGGCTAATTGACGATGACGTGAAGGCTATATTCCTTGACATATCTTGTTTCTTTATTGGAATGAACAAGGACTATGTCATGACAATATTAGATGGCTGTGACTTCGACCCAGATATAGGAATTGGAGAACTCCATGATCGGTGCCTTGTAACTGTTGATGAAGGAAACAACCTTATAATGCATGATTTGCTTCGAGATATGGGCAGAGAAATTGTACGTGCAAAATCTCCTACCATCACTGGAAAACGTTGTAGATTGTGGGACCAGGACGATGTAAAAGACGTATTGAGTAACATATCT GGAACGAAGGACGTTGAAGGACTCACTTTAGATTTGCATGAATCTGACAAGCCTAGCTTCAGTACAGAAGCATTTAGAGAGATGCGGAGGCTGAGGTTGCTCATGCTGAAAGGTGTGAAGTTCACGGGAAACTGCACATATCTTTCCAAAAAGCTAACATGGCTGTGTTGGCCTGAGTTTCCTCTAGAGGTCACGCCAGAAGATTTTAATCTACCAAACCTAGTTGATGTCGACCTGAGTCATAGCCAAATGCAAGTTTGGACGGACTCTGACGTG CGGCTTGAGAAATTGAAGTTTCTTAATCTAGATCATTTCTGTCGCCTAAAAAGATCACCAGACTTTTCAAAACTCCCCAACCTCGAGAGATTGATACTCAAAGACTGCAAGAGTTTGTCCGAGGTTCACCCTTCCATAGTACAACTGAAGTGCCTTAAATATCTCTCTCTTGCGAACTCCAATTTAACAAATGATGCAATTCCTGAGGATCTCGGGTCTATATCTTCTTTAGAAGTGTTAGATCTAAGAGGCAATGATTTTACTGCACTACCTATCCTCACTGGCCTTTCCAAGCTTCAAACTTTACAGTTGGCTAATTGCACAATGCTTCAGGCAATTCCGAATTTACCGACAAGGTTGGAAATCCTGGAAGCGAATCAGTGCGTTACATTGGAAAGAATGCCAGATTTTTCGGAGATGTCGAGATTGAGAGAATTGCATCTGAATTACTCCCCCAAACTCACTGAAATTCCAGGCCTGGATAAGTCGTTAACCTCCATGACAAGGATTCATATGGAAGGGTGCACCAATCTCAATGATGCTTTTCTGGAAGCAATCCAACgggtcctctctctctctctctctctctctctctctctttcttattTATGCATACATGCATGTATTAATTGCTCTTACAAATCTTGCTGCGCATG GTCATATTCAAGTGAATACAAGGAAGGCAGAAATCATGAGGCAGCAAGACCTGGTGATGACTCATACGATGAGAATCGATCTCACAAAAGAATAAGGTTTGATCTCAGTATTGAAAGCAATGCAGAAGGAACTGTTGCCGGGGAATATAATTGCATTGTAGTTCAAAACCACAAAAGCTGCATGGAATCTGATGCGATCTTTGAGGAGGGGGGAGATGGTGAGGATGAAGAGAAGGCTCCAAGTGCTGTACTGGTATCCGTTAATTGTTCTTCAAGCGTAACTGATCAGAAGTACAAATTCGGAATCAGTTGA
- the LOC137731551 gene encoding uncharacterized protein has protein sequence MYTGRAVSATIESKTIDELLLLDPALHKNASFVCQATIVEFDLTKGWWYKSCPSCHKVVKKNSESFECNEHGFINRLPEPWFKIDLIVEDSTNQHNFLMIGRHAEKILRVSCHTLVIEDGHEDPFMLPPALKNLVGTTKQFQLSFGNQNTDFGKTDFIVHGLLQDQPLSSPTIALVTPKTPTPSVGIHIMTQATPSPVMPSHRPNQQPQLVTPTKTSKRALFPNEPDKSNSKKPRGDQTDTTNSARIAKEFHNLVIPKIEPTDKVPIATLRTKSQTKKTKDSAEDVHSQKKLTPQAP, from the exons ATGTATACGGGCCGTGCAGTCAGTGCTACTATTGAGTCAAAAACAATTGACGAATTGCTTTTACTTGATCCTGCCTTGCACAAG AATGCAAGTTTCGTATGCCAAGCAACTATTGTTGAATTCGATTTGACTAAGGGCTGGTGGTACAAATCATGCCCGTCTTGCCATAAAGTTGTCAAGAAAAACTCTGAATCGTTTGAGTGCAATGAACATGGGTTCATAAACAGATTACCCGAACCATG GTTCAAAATAGATCTTATTGTGGAAGATAGCACAAATCAGCACAACTTCCTCATGATAGGAAGACATGCCGAAAAAATACTTCGTGTTTCTTGCCACACTCTGGTGATAGAGGATGGACATGAGGATCCTTTCATGCTTCCACCAGCTCTAAAAAATTTGGTCGGCACAACAAAACAATTTCAACTTTCTTTTGGAAATCAAAACACTGACTTTGGAAAGACAGACTTCATAGTTCATGGACTACTCCAAGATCAACCGCTTTCGAGCCCAACAATTGCCTTGGTCACACCAAAAACACCTACTCCCTCCGTAGGAATACATATTATGACTCAAGCGACCCCCAGCCCAGTGATGCCTTCTCACCGACCAAATCAACAACCCCAGTTAGTTACACCCACAAAGACTTCAAAAAGAGCATTGTTTCCTAATGAACCGGACAAATCTAACAG CAAAAAACCTCGCGGCGACCAAACAGACACAACCAATTCTGCTAGAATTGCTAAAGAATTCCACAATCTGGTTATCCCCAAAATTGAACCAACAGACAAAGTGCCGATAGCCACACTCAGAACAAAAtctcaaaccaaaaaaaccaaagatag TGCGGAAGATGTCCACTCTCAGAAAAAGTTAACACCACAAGCTCCGTGA